The proteins below are encoded in one region of Ferroplasma acidiphilum:
- a CDS encoding IS256 family transposase — MENTDINISDIENIDIDKLLRNAIKERIEKLMEIELNAYLENNPGIKNGKYKRDLKTKYGEIKQLNIPRDRESNFHTQVIEPYNRSIGMEDLIVSMYSNGISTRRIAGIMEDILGNKYSKSTVSRITDLTIEEVYKFINRPLDKRYIAVFLDGLFFYLRRGNVDKEPVIFALGIKETGEYELLGFYLTVKESHNTYKDVLEDLYNRGLKEPLLIVADGIKNLDEEVMEIYPRSEFQLCTIHYARGLKSNVREKDIDEITIDANKMFKCDNKEEAIIKFNDFKYKWENKYPKVIYNTEKNLGKLLRFYNYPSSIWRSLKSTNAIERFNGEVRRRVKTISSFPDEDSAMKVFYYKSIEYNSKHAFRKMNGYYKCNDEIKEMFNRRYPL; from the coding sequence ATGGAAAATACAGATATAAACATATCGGATATTGAGAACATAGACATAGATAAATTATTGAGAAATGCAATAAAGGAAAGAATAGAGAAATTAATGGAAATAGAGTTAAATGCATATTTAGAAAATAATCCAGGAATAAAGAATGGAAAATATAAGAGAGATCTAAAGACAAAGTATGGTGAAATAAAACAGTTAAACATACCAAGAGACAGGGAAAGCAATTTCCATACACAGGTAATAGAACCCTATAACAGATCAATAGGAATGGAGGACCTAATAGTATCAATGTATTCCAATGGCATATCTACAAGGAGAATAGCAGGTATAATGGAGGATATATTAGGAAATAAATATTCTAAATCCACAGTATCAAGAATAACAGATTTAACCATAGAAGAGGTTTATAAGTTTATTAACAGGCCACTGGATAAAAGGTATATAGCAGTATTTTTAGATGGATTATTCTTCTATTTAAGAAGGGGAAATGTGGATAAAGAGCCTGTTATATTTGCATTAGGAATTAAAGAAACAGGAGAATATGAGTTACTGGGATTCTATTTAACAGTTAAAGAATCACATAATACATATAAGGATGTACTGGAAGACCTGTATAATAGAGGATTAAAAGAGCCATTGTTAATTGTAGCAGATGGAATAAAGAATCTGGATGAGGAAGTAATGGAAATATATCCCCGATCAGAGTTTCAATTGTGTACAATACACTATGCAAGAGGATTAAAATCAAATGTAAGGGAGAAAGATATTGATGAAATAACAATAGATGCGAATAAGATGTTTAAATGTGATAATAAAGAAGAAGCTATTATAAAATTCAATGATTTTAAATACAAATGGGAGAACAAGTATCCTAAGGTAATATACAATACTGAAAAGAATCTGGGAAAGCTATTAAGATTCTATAATTATCCTTCCAGTATATGGAGATCATTGAAATCTACCAATGCTATTGAACGATTTAATGGAGAGGTAAGGAGAAGGGTAAAAACAATATCATCATTCCCTGATGAGGATTCAGCAATGAAGGTATTTTACTATAAATCAATAGAATACAATTCAAAGCATGCATTCAGGAAGATGAACGGATATTATAAATGCAATGATGAAATAAAAGAAATGTTCAATAGGAGGTACCCTTTATAA
- a CDS encoding type IV toxin-antitoxin system AbiEi family antitoxin domain-containing protein gives MNTINLLDTIKNDYKGVFRTYDIEIIENSNIKYSSLVANRLVEHGYAKRAGRNKFYLPGTDIFAIASNILEPSYIGISSAFSYYNLVTQIYDTIYVISSKRHKDIEIEGYKIKFITLKNTKIYGYHIDKNTYISISDPEKAIVDGCVCNYV, from the coding sequence ATGAATACAATAAACTTACTTGATACAATTAAAAATGACTATAAAGGCGTGTTCAGAACATATGATATAGAAATAATAGAAAATAGCAATATAAAGTATTCATCACTGGTGGCGAACCGTTTAGTAGAACACGGCTATGCAAAAAGAGCAGGCAGGAATAAGTTCTATCTGCCAGGAACAGATATATTTGCAATAGCCTCTAATATTCTGGAACCATCCTATATAGGGATATCGTCTGCTTTTTCTTATTATAACCTTGTAACTCAGATATACGATACAATATATGTTATTTCATCAAAAAGGCACAAGGATATAGAAATTGAAGGGTATAAAATAAAATTTATAACATTAAAGAATACAAAAATCTACGGTTACCATATAGATAAAAATACATATATTTCTATTTCAGATCCGGAGAAAGCAATAGTTGATGGTTGTGTATGTAATTATGTGTAA
- a CDS encoding MFS transporter, which translates to MDASFKLIISLLLAVLMGAVDSTIVLLALPTITDSLKTQLSLSIWIILIYLLVIAVGTTQLGRLGDILARKNIFISGIAIFTIGSALCGASADIIELISFRVIQGIGTAMVQSNSGAIIADNFLPNKRGRVYGYTAVGYNAGAMLGIVLGGVITTFIGWRYIFYINVPIGIFAIYYAIKFINRSTPVRNKLDLPGMSTLGAALISISYAGVNISTSGITTFNLALMGFGALLILLFIYIETKVAKPLLPLKVFRIKILSYSLFASFFQSLGFLAVVFIIIMYLQGVRGLSPFDSALLLLPGYVIGSMLGPYFGRLADRIGSRIPATVGLLMMAGAIIVYSLITVNSTLYIVLIASGISGTGSSMFFPANNSAVMANSPKELYGMSSGFLRTLANIGMLGSFVISVSIASLGVPRSVAFEVFAGVGKLVGGVSTSFMSGIHYSLYVSMAILLLGAFLSFSRGKEERRSSDITVKS; encoded by the coding sequence ATGGATGCTTCTTTCAAGTTGATTATATCACTTTTGCTTGCCGTTTTAATGGGTGCTGTGGATTCCACCATAGTCCTGCTTGCACTGCCCACCATAACAGATAGTTTAAAAACCCAGCTTTCCCTATCAATATGGATTATCCTGATTTATCTTCTGGTTATAGCTGTGGGTACAACACAGCTGGGGAGGCTTGGTGACATACTGGCAAGAAAAAATATCTTTATTTCCGGCATTGCCATATTTACGATTGGATCTGCACTATGCGGTGCATCAGCAGATATAATAGAACTCATATCTTTCAGGGTTATACAGGGTATCGGAACAGCTATGGTCCAGTCAAACAGTGGCGCAATAATAGCTGATAATTTTCTTCCCAATAAAAGGGGAAGAGTGTACGGGTATACAGCGGTAGGTTACAATGCAGGTGCGATGCTGGGAATAGTTCTAGGCGGAGTAATTACCACATTTATTGGGTGGAGATATATATTTTACATAAATGTTCCCATAGGCATATTTGCTATCTATTACGCGATTAAATTCATTAACAGGAGCACACCGGTAAGGAACAAACTTGATTTGCCAGGTATGTCAACACTTGGAGCTGCTCTAATATCCATATCATATGCGGGTGTAAATATTTCAACTTCCGGCATTACAACATTTAACCTCGCATTAATGGGTTTTGGAGCGCTTTTGATTTTACTGTTCATATACATAGAAACAAAAGTTGCAAAGCCGTTATTGCCATTAAAAGTGTTCAGGATTAAGATATTGTCTTATTCATTATTTGCATCCTTTTTTCAGAGCCTGGGATTTTTAGCAGTTGTGTTTATTATTATAATGTATTTGCAGGGTGTGAGGGGATTATCCCCATTCGACAGTGCATTGCTGTTATTGCCAGGATATGTAATAGGCAGCATGCTTGGCCCATATTTTGGGAGGCTTGCAGACAGGATAGGTTCCCGTATACCGGCAACTGTGGGGCTTTTAATGATGGCTGGTGCTATTATCGTTTATTCATTAATTACTGTGAATTCCACGCTTTACATAGTTTTAATTGCCTCAGGGATTTCAGGTACTGGATCATCAATGTTCTTCCCTGCTAACAACAGTGCGGTTATGGCAAATTCCCCAAAAGAACTTTACGGGATGTCTTCCGGTTTCCTTCGCACGCTGGCAAATATAGGCATGCTGGGAAGTTTTGTTATCTCGGTCTCCATTGCCAGCCTGGGCGTACCCAGAAGCGTTGCGTTTGAAGTTTTTGCAGGCGTTGGCAAACTTGTGGGTGGTGTATCTACATCATTTATGTCAGGAATACATTATTCGTTATATGTTTCTATGGCAATACTACTGTTAGGTGCTTTTCTATCATTCTCGCGGGGGAAAGAGGAAAGGAGAAGCAGTGATATCACTGTTAAAAGTTAA
- a CDS encoding thiaminase II/PqqC family protein has product MAICPVCNLKFGNNDFLALSEHFTGKAKDSDALHVMWLNRNITKTKADKNSLELLFRNLYDLNGEGIKSWIVNRFVSEYRGNNPHPFIIKMQDYNKYIMEGYAVEHYFFLKQWVRSCSAVISKTDYKDVQTYEMENMTTEYFGNGKKSHIELLLDMAEGFGISRKKIMETKPLKNTEKAISRWREIAQKNEWIEIMAAMHSLELIANSALRPYGARYNYFNLDAFDNNNVPETVKAFLMEGYHSDNAHSMGALNIIEKYSRDYNIENIQDAYLASTYVFYNYLEARIERGEMIENKQY; this is encoded by the coding sequence ATGGCAATATGCCCTGTATGCAACTTAAAATTCGGCAATAATGATTTTCTGGCACTATCGGAACATTTCACAGGGAAAGCTAAAGACAGCGACGCTCTTCATGTTATGTGGCTGAACCGGAATATTACAAAAACAAAGGCAGATAAAAACAGTTTAGAACTATTATTTAGAAACCTTTACGATCTCAATGGCGAAGGAATAAAATCATGGATAGTTAATAGGTTCGTTTCAGAATACAGGGGAAATAATCCGCATCCATTTATAATAAAAATGCAGGATTATAATAAATATATCATGGAGGGCTATGCTGTAGAACATTATTTTTTCCTGAAGCAATGGGTAAGGTCATGTTCCGCTGTAATATCCAAAACTGACTATAAGGATGTCCAGACATATGAAATGGAGAATATGACAACAGAATACTTTGGAAACGGCAAAAAGTCACACATTGAACTTTTGCTCGACATGGCTGAAGGCTTCGGAATCAGCAGAAAGAAGATAATGGAAACAAAACCACTAAAAAACACCGAAAAAGCAATTAGCAGATGGCGTGAAATAGCACAGAAGAATGAGTGGATAGAAATTATGGCTGCAATGCATTCCCTTGAACTTATAGCTAATAGTGCATTAAGGCCATACGGAGCTAGATATAATTACTTCAATCTTGATGCCTTTGACAACAATAATGTGCCGGAAACTGTAAAGGCATTCCTTATGGAAGGTTACCATAGTGATAATGCACATTCCATGGGGGCATTAAATATTATAGAAAAATACAGCAGGGATTACAATATTGAAAATATACAGGACGCCTATCTGGCTTCCACCTATGTGTTTTATAACTATCTGGAGGCAAGGATTGAAAGGGGTGAGATGATTGAAAACAAACAATACTGA
- a CDS encoding TA0938 family protein produces MKTNNTEGCALCNATWGEYYREIEGENMFFCCNICADILEGMVNKVKDETGWNKIDYLELHGNYSSGRTCTAKSGNEEFKYYYRTYGDGRVMEYKKL; encoded by the coding sequence TTGAAAACAAACAATACTGAGGGATGCGCATTATGCAATGCAACCTGGGGAGAATACTACAGGGAAATAGAAGGAGAAAACATGTTTTTCTGCTGCAATATATGTGCAGATATACTGGAAGGCATGGTAAACAAGGTTAAGGATGAAACAGGGTGGAACAAAATAGATTACCTGGAATTACATGGAAATTATAGCAGTGGAAGGACATGTACAGCGAAATCCGGAAATGAAGAATTCAAATATTATTACAGGACATATGGTGATGGAAGAGTAATGGAATATAAAAAATTATGA
- a CDS encoding alpha/beta hydrolase family protein translates to MDAEKAYSIRLAGEIVTEGDKTFFTEKYIKGTKYSSNIYSIVSKNIMQVTNGGAEKMPFYKDGVLYYIKYSEETETLMKLKSLSEPEIICTFYKIKKYLISEHGIFVIALEKTDDSKPFATTRIKYRFNGRGLLRSKYSLYAVDKAPHKIYSGDFDVEDIQCNNSRFIIQTTEESDDDGMSNLYEINKDGNKIKKITGKPGVIHGYSISDKGRIAVSMHENLNPWEVNRIAYPEEGKYLLVGKDSNDSILTDLFFTPSYKMKYNGDVLYAIAQEGSSSSIYAIEGEKVTKRTEVRGKLIDFDVAGVSGKEKISYIYSTPEHPSMVVNGDSYNINEEVAGIAPYVEGMDNGEYFFMLKDPAAPTLVFIHGGPQTAYGYLYYIEFQYFYQNGYNILYTNPPGSTGYGQPYEEECVGDWGNKDFEYIKKAMKSVMEKYKVVDNFAVTGGSYGGFMTNWIVTHSNIFKCGISERSISNMLSMVGTSDIGYWFNTLQLKITDPYSAEGIKKLMEYSPISYIKNVKTPVMLITGEEDYRCPIEQAEQFYVALKLNNVDAELVRYPGDNHEHARSGVPENMKDRLTRKLAWFDKYLKN, encoded by the coding sequence ATGGATGCAGAAAAAGCCTACAGTATTAGACTTGCCGGAGAGATTGTAACAGAGGGTGATAAAACATTTTTCACTGAAAAATACATAAAGGGCACTAAATATTCATCGAATATTTATTCCATTGTTTCTAAAAATATAATGCAGGTTACAAATGGTGGCGCTGAAAAAATGCCATTTTATAAAGACGGCGTTCTATATTATATCAAATACAGTGAGGAAACTGAAACTTTAATGAAATTAAAATCCCTGTCAGAGCCTGAAATAATATGCACTTTTTACAAAATTAAAAAATATTTAATCTCAGAACATGGAATTTTTGTTATAGCATTGGAAAAAACGGATGATAGTAAACCTTTTGCAACTACAAGAATTAAGTACAGGTTTAACGGGAGAGGGTTGCTCAGATCAAAGTACAGCCTTTATGCTGTAGATAAAGCTCCCCATAAAATATATTCTGGAGATTTTGATGTTGAAGATATACAGTGCAATAATTCAAGATTTATTATTCAAACGACTGAAGAAAGTGATGATGATGGGATGTCTAACCTGTATGAAATAAATAAAGATGGCAATAAAATCAAAAAAATTACCGGAAAGCCCGGTGTAATACATGGGTATTCAATTTCAGATAAGGGGCGTATAGCCGTTTCTATGCACGAAAATTTGAATCCGTGGGAAGTAAACAGGATAGCATACCCTGAAGAGGGAAAATATCTACTGGTAGGAAAAGATAGCAATGATTCAATTTTGACTGACCTATTTTTTACGCCTTCTTATAAAATGAAATATAACGGTGATGTATTATATGCCATAGCTCAGGAAGGTTCTTCATCCAGCATATACGCTATAGAAGGAGAGAAGGTAACAAAGAGAACTGAGGTAAGGGGCAAACTGATAGATTTTGATGTTGCTGGCGTTTCAGGGAAGGAAAAGATATCATATATCTATTCAACCCCGGAGCATCCTTCAATGGTGGTTAATGGCGATAGCTACAACATAAATGAAGAAGTTGCAGGGATTGCACCGTATGTAGAGGGAATGGATAATGGAGAATACTTCTTTATGCTGAAAGACCCTGCTGCACCAACGCTGGTTTTCATTCACGGCGGTCCTCAAACTGCATATGGTTACCTGTATTATATAGAATTCCAATACTTTTACCAGAATGGGTATAATATACTTTATACAAATCCTCCTGGAAGTACCGGATACGGCCAGCCATATGAAGAAGAATGTGTGGGTGACTGGGGAAACAAAGATTTTGAATATATTAAAAAAGCCATGAAAAGCGTTATGGAAAAATATAAAGTTGTAGACAATTTCGCCGTTACAGGTGGTTCATATGGTGGATTCATGACTAACTGGATAGTGACACACAGCAATATATTCAAGTGCGGGATTTCTGAAAGGAGCATTTCCAATATGTTAAGCATGGTAGGAACCAGTGACATAGGTTACTGGTTCAATACTTTGCAGTTAAAGATAACAGATCCTTACAGCGCTGAGGGAATTAAAAAGCTAATGGAATATTCTCCGATCAGCTATATTAAAAATGTAAAAACGCCAGTTATGCTAATAACCGGAGAAGAGGATTACAGGTGCCCGATTGAACAGGCAGAGCAGTTTTATGTTGCCCTGAAGCTTAACAATGTAGATGCAGAACTGGTAAGGTATCCTGGAGACAACCATGAACATGCCAGATCAGGAGTTCCAGAAAATATGAAGGACAGGCTTACAAGAAAACTTGCCTGGTTTGATAAATATTTAAAAAATTAA
- a CDS encoding MFS transporter, which yields MSLTAREIGIKSRLGLFVIFVAGALPALIVDFDGSAYTYAAPYIISNVHLPLYFLGILISGYAAGIAIFSLIGGFLFDRFSPKITVTVSILIFSIFTIATGYSTTAIEVLLSRLIVGFGVGMFQASSIGVLGDANPEFRGSGTMLWGVLAGVGTTAAPYIFLPFLPDYHLPFLISGVLGFIVAIIFFMIIPSVFKKETKAKNPLKLALNKYTIFPILAMFFFGFTLLNMLGYYSEFLLTIIKFSSAEGAVLISMLGVGGIIFGLPAGFASDKIGRKPILVIGILLVFIAIVTITYAPKNYIAFIFLTIMFGTGWSIFSVLTPASGQDMVKDEAVGSASGAILMFFNIGGIIGPLLLASYITVTTFRSGMLYFMIIPAAIALIITLFMKFPKSTKEVAKEQIKEGL from the coding sequence GTGTCATTAACAGCCAGAGAAATAGGAATTAAAAGTAGATTAGGCCTGTTTGTTATTTTTGTAGCAGGAGCGTTGCCTGCTTTGATTGTGGATTTTGATGGGTCAGCCTACACATATGCTGCACCATATATAATTAGTAATGTACACCTGCCTCTGTATTTTTTAGGAATATTAATAAGTGGATACGCTGCTGGAATAGCCATATTTAGTTTAATAGGGGGATTTCTGTTCGATCGTTTTTCACCAAAAATCACGGTTACAGTTTCCATATTAATATTCTCTATCTTTACTATAGCTACCGGTTACTCTACTACGGCTATTGAAGTCTTGCTATCCAGATTAATAGTAGGTTTTGGTGTCGGGATGTTTCAAGCATCTTCAATTGGTGTCCTGGGCGATGCAAATCCGGAATTTAGGGGAAGCGGAACGATGCTATGGGGCGTACTTGCCGGAGTAGGAACTACAGCGGCTCCCTATATTTTCCTGCCATTCCTGCCTGATTATCATCTACCATTCCTGATATCTGGAGTTCTTGGCTTTATAGTAGCAATCATATTCTTCATGATTATACCATCTGTTTTCAAAAAAGAAACAAAAGCGAAGAATCCATTGAAACTTGCCCTTAATAAATATACTATATTTCCCATACTGGCTATGTTTTTCTTCGGCTTTACTCTTCTAAATATGCTCGGCTATTATTCAGAATTCCTGTTGACTATTATCAAATTTTCCAGTGCCGAGGGAGCAGTTTTAATATCAATGCTGGGTGTTGGTGGAATAATTTTCGGGCTTCCGGCTGGATTTGCAAGCGATAAGATAGGAAGAAAACCAATACTGGTAATTGGAATTCTGCTTGTATTTATTGCGATTGTGACCATAACTTATGCCCCTAAGAATTATATAGCATTTATTTTCCTTACTATTATGTTTGGAACCGGATGGTCAATATTTTCAGTGCTAACTCCAGCCTCCGGACAGGATATGGTAAAAGATGAGGCAGTTGGGAGCGCAAGTGGAGCAATCCTTATGTTTTTCAACATAGGCGGAATAATAGGCCCACTGCTGCTTGCTTCATACATTACTGTAACCACATTCAGATCTGGAATGCTTTATTTTATGATCATACCGGCAGCAATAGCACTTATAATAACCCTGTTCATGAAATTCCCGAAATCAACGAAAGAGGTTGCAAAGGAACAGATTAAAGAGGGTTTATAA
- a CDS encoding DEAD/DEAH box helicase family protein, giving the protein MLEKGLYEKLINFCLRNELNNNTEIESLEKALVNDQLSRILAAYVGERTKHRLDIMEDKRLPVSDRLDFVNNLLDKINSDGRESTSKEKIHINNPLDKISSKTEQNCDNIESPPKILLSAYPKNNENKKIDLTIRPDTSVAYSSLFTGSSNEPQFYYELQKEIQTSDQVDMLVSFIKWTGLRLIIKKLKEFTDNGGKLRVITTTYMGVTDIKAIEELAKLTNTEIKISYDTKNTRMHAKTYIFLRNTGYSTAYVGSSNLSGAAISSGLEWNLKITKIDMQDVFDKIDATFDSYWSSEAFESFSPDQLARLNKALKNESSINNSGNEYSFDFHPYPYQSKILEELRADRQLRGNYHNLVVSATGTGKTIISAFDYKQFVREHPDSSNRLLFIAHREEILKQSIACFRNVLKDPEFGNLYVGNYKPLSDEHLFMSIQTFESIRPDLQLDKHYYDFIIIDEFHHAAAKSYANLLNHFNPEIMLGLTATPERMDGRDILKYFNNHITSEIRLPEAIDQHLLCPFQYFGITDSVDLENIAWKKGSYDVSELENLYVKNSGARERAKLIIDAVREYSTDIDSMKALGFCVTKAHAKFMAHYFQESGIQSIALTSDSTHQERNDARKKLVFGQLPTAKAVSLQLGCHNGQKNHPLQ; this is encoded by the coding sequence ATGCTTGAAAAGGGATTGTATGAAAAACTGATAAATTTTTGCCTGAGAAATGAGCTAAACAATAACACAGAAATTGAATCACTGGAAAAGGCACTTGTTAATGATCAACTATCACGGATATTAGCTGCATATGTTGGTGAAAGAACGAAACATAGGCTGGACATTATGGAAGATAAACGTCTACCTGTTTCAGACCGTCTGGATTTCGTCAATAATCTTTTAGATAAAATAAACAGCGATGGGAGAGAAAGTACATCCAAAGAGAAAATTCATATCAATAATCCTCTGGACAAAATAAGCAGCAAGACAGAACAAAATTGTGATAATATAGAATCACCCCCAAAGATTTTGCTTTCCGCATATCCTAAAAATAATGAAAATAAAAAAATCGATTTAACAATCAGGCCGGACACATCTGTTGCATACAGTTCCCTTTTCACCGGTTCATCAAATGAGCCACAATTTTATTATGAGTTGCAGAAAGAGATACAAACATCTGATCAGGTAGATATGCTGGTATCATTCATAAAGTGGACTGGATTAAGGTTAATAATAAAAAAGTTGAAGGAATTTACAGATAATGGTGGGAAATTAAGGGTCATAACAACCACTTACATGGGAGTAACGGATATTAAAGCTATTGAAGAATTAGCCAAATTGACCAATACAGAGATAAAGATATCATACGATACAAAAAATACAAGGATGCATGCGAAAACATATATATTCCTAAGAAACACAGGATATTCAACAGCTTATGTTGGCTCTTCGAATCTCTCAGGTGCAGCGATATCCAGTGGACTTGAATGGAACTTGAAGATAACAAAGATTGACATGCAGGATGTTTTTGATAAAATAGATGCAACTTTTGATTCATACTGGAGTTCTGAAGCGTTTGAAAGTTTCTCGCCGGATCAACTGGCTCGATTAAACAAAGCCCTGAAAAATGAATCTTCAATTAACAATAGCGGCAATGAATATTCTTTTGATTTTCATCCCTACCCATATCAATCAAAAATCCTGGAAGAATTGAGGGCAGACAGGCAATTACGGGGAAATTACCACAATCTTGTTGTTTCAGCTACAGGTACTGGAAAAACCATCATTTCAGCATTTGATTATAAACAATTTGTTAGAGAACATCCTGATAGCTCCAATCGCCTTCTCTTCATAGCCCATCGGGAGGAAATCCTCAAGCAAAGCATTGCCTGCTTCAGAAATGTGCTGAAAGATCCTGAATTTGGAAATTTATATGTTGGGAACTACAAACCATTATCAGATGAACATCTCTTCATGTCAATTCAGACATTTGAATCTATAAGACCAGATCTACAACTGGATAAGCATTATTATGATTTTATTATTATTGATGAATTCCACCATGCCGCAGCTAAATCCTATGCAAATCTCCTGAATCATTTCAATCCAGAAATTATGCTTGGACTTACTGCCACTCCAGAAAGGATGGATGGAAGGGATATCCTGAAATATTTCAATAATCATATTACATCAGAAATAAGGCTTCCCGAGGCTATAGATCAGCATCTTCTCTGCCCATTCCAGTATTTCGGAATAACAGACTCTGTTGACCTTGAAAACATAGCATGGAAAAAGGGCTCATATGATGTATCTGAACTGGAGAACTTATACGTTAAGAATAGTGGAGCCAGAGAAAGAGCTAAATTAATCATAGACGCTGTACGGGAATATAGCACAGATATTGACAGCATGAAAGCCCTAGGATTTTGCGTTACAAAAGCCCATGCAAAGTTTATGGCCCACTATTTCCAGGAATCTGGAATACAATCCATCGCATTAACAAGCGACTCCACACACCAGGAAAGAAATGACGCCAGAAAAAAACTTGTGTTCGGTCAACTACCCACAGCTAAAGCAGTGAGCTTGCAACTGGGCTGTCACAATGGACAAAAAAATCACCCGCTACAATAG